One part of the Arabidopsis thaliana chromosome 1 sequence genome encodes these proteins:
- a CDS encoding Protein kinase superfamily protein, with protein sequence MHFPLVSAWNKRRRSKSYDTDPWVYRTAECWQIEDQASQPRKRRFGSSVYTLKEMEEATSSFSDENLLGKGGFGRVYQGTLKTGEVVAIKKMDLPTFKKADGEREFRVEVDILSRLDHPNLVSLIGYCADGKHRFLVYEYMQNGNLQDHLNGIKEAKISWPIRLRIALGAAKGLAYLHSSSSVGIPIVHRDFKSTNVLLDSNYNAKISDFGLAKLMPEGKDTCVTARVLGTFGYFDPEYTSVKILTYISHMILFR encoded by the exons ATGCATTTTCCACTTGTTTCGGCTTGGaacaagagaaggagaagcaaaTCATATGATACGGATCCAT GGGTCTACAGAACAGCAGAATGCTGGCAAATCGAAGATCAGGCTTCTCAGCCAAGGAAGCGAAGATTCGGGTCATCAGTTTATACCCTCAAGGAGATGGAGGAGGCCACAAGTTCTTTCAGTGATGAGAATCTCCTCGGTAAAGGAGGCTTTGGCCGAGTTTACCAAGGCACTTTAAAAACAGGAGAG GTTGTTGCAATCAAGAAGATGGATTTACCTACGTTTAAAAAGGCTGACGGAGAAAGAGAATTTCGTGTGGAGGTGGATATCTTGAGCAGACTCGACCACCCAAATCTGGTCTCTTTGATCGGCTATTGTGCAGATGGGAAACACCGGTTCCTAGTATATGAATATATGCAAAATGGAAACCTGCAAGATCATTTGAATG gaatcaaagaagcaaaaataaGCTGGCCAATAAGGCTCAGAATTGCACTAGGAGCAGCAAAAGGACTCGCGTATCTCCATTCAAGTTCTTCTGTTGGGATTCCAATTGTTCACAGAGACTTCAAATCCACCAACGTTCTACTAGACTCCAATTATAATGCAAAG ATATCCGACTTTGGACTAGCAAAGTTGATGCCAGAAGGAAAGGATACTTGTGTCACAGCAAGAGTTCTAGGAACATTCGGCTATTTCGACCCAGAATATACATCGGTAAAGATTCTTACTTATATTTCACACATGATTCTCTTCCGATAG
- a CDS encoding Protein kinase superfamily protein (Protein kinase superfamily protein; FUNCTIONS IN: protein serine/threonine kinase activity, protein kinase activity, kinase activity, ATP binding; INVOLVED IN: protein amino acid phosphorylation; EXPRESSED IN: 12 plant structures; EXPRESSED DURING: 4 anthesis, petal differentiation and expansion stage; CONTAINS InterPro DOMAIN/s: Protein kinase, ATP binding site (InterPro:IPR017441), Protein kinase, catalytic domain (InterPro:IPR000719), Serine/threonine-protein kinase-like domain (InterPro:IPR017442), Protein kinase-like domain (InterPro:IPR011009), Serine/threonine-protein kinase, active site (InterPro:IPR008271); BEST Arabidopsis thaliana protein match is: Protein kinase superfamily protein (TAIR:AT5G18610.2); Has 120319 Blast hits to 118974 proteins in 4454 species: Archae - 114; Bacteria - 14029; Metazoa - 43843; Fungi - 10580; Plants - 33748; Viruses - 447; Other Eukaryotes - 17558 (source: NCBI BLink).), giving the protein MHFPLVSAWNKRRRSKSYDTDPCTFLFSIIFARWHKRVYRTAECWQIEDQASQPRKRRFGSSVYTLKEMEEATSSFSDENLLGKGGFGRVYQGTLKTGEVVAIKKMDLPTFKKADGEREFRVEVDILSRLDHPNLVSLIGYCADGKHRFLVYEYMQNGNLQDHLNGIKEAKISWPIRLRIALGAAKGLAYLHSSSSVGIPIVHRDFKSTNVLLDSNYNAKISDFGLAKLMPEGKDTCVTARVLGTFGYFDPEYTSTGKLTLQSDIYAFGVVLLELLTGRRAVDLTQGPNEQNLVLQVRNILNDRKKLRKVIDVELPRNSYSMEAITMFADLASRCIRIESKERPSVMDCVKELQLIIYTNSKGGLGGTIPTFRRL; this is encoded by the exons ATGCATTTTCCACTTGTTTCGGCTTGGaacaagagaaggagaagcaaaTCATATGATACGGATCCATGTACGTTCCttttctccatcatcttcgCCAGATGGCATAAAA GGGTCTACAGAACAGCAGAATGCTGGCAAATCGAAGATCAGGCTTCTCAGCCAAGGAAGCGAAGATTCGGGTCATCAGTTTATACCCTCAAGGAGATGGAGGAGGCCACAAGTTCTTTCAGTGATGAGAATCTCCTCGGTAAAGGAGGCTTTGGCCGAGTTTACCAAGGCACTTTAAAAACAGGAGAG GTTGTTGCAATCAAGAAGATGGATTTACCTACGTTTAAAAAGGCTGACGGAGAAAGAGAATTTCGTGTGGAGGTGGATATCTTGAGCAGACTCGACCACCCAAATCTGGTCTCTTTGATCGGCTATTGTGCAGATGGGAAACACCGGTTCCTAGTATATGAATATATGCAAAATGGAAACCTGCAAGATCATTTGAATG gaatcaaagaagcaaaaataaGCTGGCCAATAAGGCTCAGAATTGCACTAGGAGCAGCAAAAGGACTCGCGTATCTCCATTCAAGTTCTTCTGTTGGGATTCCAATTGTTCACAGAGACTTCAAATCCACCAACGTTCTACTAGACTCCAATTATAATGCAAAG ATATCCGACTTTGGACTAGCAAAGTTGATGCCAGAAGGAAAGGATACTTGTGTCACAGCAAGAGTTCTAGGAACATTCGGCTATTTCGACCCAGAATATACATCG ACAGGTAAACTTACTCTACAAAGCGACATTTATGCATTTGGGGTTGTGCTGCTAGAACTACTTACTGGACGCAGAGCAGTTGACTTAACTCAGGGCCCAAATGAACAGAACCTGGTGCTACAG GTTAGGAATATACTGAATGATAGAAAGAAATTGCGTAAGGTTATAGATGTCGAGCTGCCTCGGAATTCATACAGCATGGAAGCTATAACCATGTTTGCTGATCTAGCATCACGGTGCATCCGTATAGAGAGTAAAGAGCGACCTTCAGTGATGGATTGTGTTAAGGAACTGCAACTAATTATCTACACAAACTCGAAGGGTGGTTTGGGTGGGACGATTCCTACATTCAGAAGGCTCTAG
- a CDS encoding Cysteine-rich protein (Cysteine-rich protein; LOCATED IN: endomembrane system; BEST Arabidopsis thaliana protein match is: Cysteine-rich protein (TAIR:AT5G54220.1); Has 35333 Blast hits to 34131 proteins in 2444 species: Archae - 798; Bacteria - 22429; Metazoa - 974; Fungi - 991; Plants - 531; Viruses - 0; Other Eukaryotes - 9610 (source: NCBI BLink).), translating into MGSSKLLVALTLVVMITISYDLFSEIGISAATLVIPTCFENCNATFQDPECNKWCALLAYKDGSCLYPPSEVDDLPPIKRPYIPRCCCNPITLSPPSP; encoded by the exons atggGTTCTTCTAAATTGTTGGTTGCACTCACTCTCGTTGTTATGATTACCATTTCCTATGACCTCTTCTCTG AAATAGGAATAAGTGCGGCAACGCTTGTGATTCCAACATGCTTTGAAAATTGTAACGCGACATTTCAAGATCCAGAATGTAACAAATGGTGTGCATTATTGGCTTATAAAGATGGTAGCTGCCTATATCCTCCTTCTGAGGTTGATGATCTTCCCCCTATTAAACGACCTTACATTCctcgttgttgttgtaatcCTATTACTCTTTCACCTCCTTCTCcttga
- a CDS encoding Protein kinase superfamily protein (Protein kinase superfamily protein; FUNCTIONS IN: protein serine/threonine kinase activity, protein kinase activity, kinase activity, ATP binding; INVOLVED IN: protein amino acid phosphorylation; EXPRESSED IN: 12 plant structures; EXPRESSED DURING: 4 anthesis, petal differentiation and expansion stage; CONTAINS InterPro DOMAIN/s: Protein kinase, ATP binding site (InterPro:IPR017441), Protein kinase, catalytic domain (InterPro:IPR000719), Serine/threonine-protein kinase domain (InterPro:IPR002290), Tyrosine-protein kinase, catalytic domain (InterPro:IPR020635), Serine/threonine-protein kinase-like domain (InterPro:IPR017442), Protein kinase-like domain (InterPro:IPR011009), Serine/threonine-protein kinase, active site (InterPro:IPR008271); BEST Arabidopsis thaliana protein match is: Protein kinase superfamily protein (TAIR:AT5G18610.2); Has 120365 Blast hits to 119013 proteins in 4490 species: Archae - 114; Bacteria - 14164; Metazoa - 43937; Fungi - 10244; Plants - 33641; Viruses - 447; Other Eukaryotes - 17818 (source: NCBI BLink).), with the protein MHFPLVSAWNKRRRSKSYDTDPWVYRTAECWQIEDQASQPRKRRFGSSVYTLKEMEEATSSFSDENLLGKGGFGRVYQGTLKTGEVVAIKKMDLPTFKKADGEREFRVEVDILSRLDHPNLVSLIGYCADGKHRFLVYEYMQNGNLQDHLNGIKEAKISWPIRLRIALGAAKGLAYLHSSSSVGIPIVHRDFKSTNVLLDSNYNAKISDFGLAKLMPEGKDTCVTARVLGTFGYFDPEYTSTGKLTLQSDIYAFGVVLLELLTGRRAVDLTQGPNEQNLVLQVRNILNDRKKLRKVIDVELPRNSYSMEAITMFADLASRCIRIESKERPSVMDCVKELQLIIYTNSKGGLGGTIPTFRRL; encoded by the exons ATGCATTTTCCACTTGTTTCGGCTTGGaacaagagaaggagaagcaaaTCATATGATACGGATCCAT GGGTCTACAGAACAGCAGAATGCTGGCAAATCGAAGATCAGGCTTCTCAGCCAAGGAAGCGAAGATTCGGGTCATCAGTTTATACCCTCAAGGAGATGGAGGAGGCCACAAGTTCTTTCAGTGATGAGAATCTCCTCGGTAAAGGAGGCTTTGGCCGAGTTTACCAAGGCACTTTAAAAACAGGAGAG GTTGTTGCAATCAAGAAGATGGATTTACCTACGTTTAAAAAGGCTGACGGAGAAAGAGAATTTCGTGTGGAGGTGGATATCTTGAGCAGACTCGACCACCCAAATCTGGTCTCTTTGATCGGCTATTGTGCAGATGGGAAACACCGGTTCCTAGTATATGAATATATGCAAAATGGAAACCTGCAAGATCATTTGAATG gaatcaaagaagcaaaaataaGCTGGCCAATAAGGCTCAGAATTGCACTAGGAGCAGCAAAAGGACTCGCGTATCTCCATTCAAGTTCTTCTGTTGGGATTCCAATTGTTCACAGAGACTTCAAATCCACCAACGTTCTACTAGACTCCAATTATAATGCAAAG ATATCCGACTTTGGACTAGCAAAGTTGATGCCAGAAGGAAAGGATACTTGTGTCACAGCAAGAGTTCTAGGAACATTCGGCTATTTCGACCCAGAATATACATCG ACAGGTAAACTTACTCTACAAAGCGACATTTATGCATTTGGGGTTGTGCTGCTAGAACTACTTACTGGACGCAGAGCAGTTGACTTAACTCAGGGCCCAAATGAACAGAACCTGGTGCTACAG GTTAGGAATATACTGAATGATAGAAAGAAATTGCGTAAGGTTATAGATGTCGAGCTGCCTCGGAATTCATACAGCATGGAAGCTATAACCATGTTTGCTGATCTAGCATCACGGTGCATCCGTATAGAGAGTAAAGAGCGACCTTCAGTGATGGATTGTGTTAAGGAACTGCAACTAATTATCTACACAAACTCGAAGGGTGGTTTGGGTGGGACGATTCCTACATTCAGAAGGCTCTAG
- a CDS encoding Protein kinase superfamily protein, whose protein sequence is MHFPLVSAWNKRRRSKSYDTDPWVYRTAECWQIEDQASQPRKRRFGSSVYTLKEMEEATSSFSDENLLGKGGFGRVYQGTLKTGEVVAIKKMDLPTFKKADGEREFRVEVDILSRLDHPNLVSLIGYCADGKHRFLVYEYMQNGNLQDHLNGIKEAKISWPIRLRIALGAAKGLAYLHSSSSVGIPIVHRDFKSTNVLLDSNYNAKISDFGLAKLMPEGKDTCVTARVLGTFGYFDPEYTSTGKLTLQSDIYAFGVVLLELLTGRRAVDLTQGPNEQNLVLQVKWTF, encoded by the exons ATGCATTTTCCACTTGTTTCGGCTTGGaacaagagaaggagaagcaaaTCATATGATACGGATCCAT GGGTCTACAGAACAGCAGAATGCTGGCAAATCGAAGATCAGGCTTCTCAGCCAAGGAAGCGAAGATTCGGGTCATCAGTTTATACCCTCAAGGAGATGGAGGAGGCCACAAGTTCTTTCAGTGATGAGAATCTCCTCGGTAAAGGAGGCTTTGGCCGAGTTTACCAAGGCACTTTAAAAACAGGAGAG GTTGTTGCAATCAAGAAGATGGATTTACCTACGTTTAAAAAGGCTGACGGAGAAAGAGAATTTCGTGTGGAGGTGGATATCTTGAGCAGACTCGACCACCCAAATCTGGTCTCTTTGATCGGCTATTGTGCAGATGGGAAACACCGGTTCCTAGTATATGAATATATGCAAAATGGAAACCTGCAAGATCATTTGAATG gaatcaaagaagcaaaaataaGCTGGCCAATAAGGCTCAGAATTGCACTAGGAGCAGCAAAAGGACTCGCGTATCTCCATTCAAGTTCTTCTGTTGGGATTCCAATTGTTCACAGAGACTTCAAATCCACCAACGTTCTACTAGACTCCAATTATAATGCAAAG ATATCCGACTTTGGACTAGCAAAGTTGATGCCAGAAGGAAAGGATACTTGTGTCACAGCAAGAGTTCTAGGAACATTCGGCTATTTCGACCCAGAATATACATCG ACAGGTAAACTTACTCTACAAAGCGACATTTATGCATTTGGGGTTGTGCTGCTAGAACTACTTACTGGACGCAGAGCAGTTGACTTAACTCAGGGCCCAAATGAACAGAACCTGGTGCTACAGGTAAAATGGACCTTTTAG
- a CDS encoding RNA-processing, Lsm domain-containing protein (RNA-processing, Lsm domain; CONTAINS InterPro DOMAIN/s: RNA-processing, Lsm domain (InterPro:IPR019181); BEST Arabidopsis thaliana protein match is: RNA-processing, Lsm domain (TAIR:AT1G70220.1); Has 228 Blast hits to 228 proteins in 109 species: Archae - 0; Bacteria - 0; Metazoa - 90; Fungi - 53; Plants - 56; Viruses - 0; Other Eukaryotes - 29 (source: NCBI BLink).) — MDPAGASVASAIGGEGEKFAVGNIYSVKVITGDEFRGIVMAYDPIPNFVFFEEGTKPRPGHLKNTRMVNASFITGLSYLGKTEDPLDSDNFSVDLNGLRAKEALAIRQAEADAERMGVGVTAEAQSIFDALSKTLPVQWENSDILVMKEVRVRSPYLSDCVFGGTDAANNRVKKVLELERRRLQLFGT, encoded by the exons ATGGATCCAGCAGGAGCATCGGTGGCCAGCGCAAtcggaggagaaggagagaaattCGCGGTGGGGAATATTTATTCAGTGAAGGTGATCACCGGAGATGAGTTCAGAGGGATCGTCATGGCTTACGACCCCATCCCCAACTTCGTCTTTTTTG AAGAGGGTACAAAACCTAGACCTGGGCATTTGAAGAACACTCGGATGGTGAATGCGAGTTTTATTACAGGGCTTTCGTATTTAGGCAAAACTGAAGATCCACTTGATTCAGACAACTTTTCTGTTGATCTTAATGGTCTCCGAGCTAAAGAGGCACTTGCTATCAG GCAAGCGGAAGCAGATGCTGAAAGAATGGGAGTTGGTGTTACCGCTGAGGCTCAGAGCATCTTCGACGCGTTGTCTAAGAC GCTTCCTGTGCAATGGGAAAACTCAGACATTCTGGTGATGAAAGAGGTACGCGTTCGTAGCCCGTATCTTTCAGATTGTGTCTTTGGAGGAACTGATGCTGCCAACAACCGAGTCAAGAAAGTG CTTGAGCTGGAAAGACGAAGGTTGCAACTCTTTGGCACATGA
- a CDS encoding uncharacterized protein (unknown protein; Has 7 Blast hits to 7 proteins in 2 species: Archae - 0; Bacteria - 0; Metazoa - 0; Fungi - 0; Plants - 7; Viruses - 0; Other Eukaryotes - 0 (source: NCBI BLink).): protein MKKHPNLLLGFSVYLSAGTKLTIPPEAEQHTAPSDNNKRKRAKCDDPSMIKITSENNKRTRATCDDPWMITITSDNNKRKRAKYCDDPDYDPDYVKKLKVYKVLKL, encoded by the coding sequence ATGAAAAAACACccgaatcttcttcttggtttcaGCGTCTACCTTTCAGCTGGGACTAAGCTAACCATCCCTCCCGAGGCTGAGCAACATACTGCGCCATCTGATAATAACAAACGAAAACGTGCTAAGTGTGATGATCCATCGATGATCAAGATTACGtctgaaaataacaaaagaacacGTGCAACGTGTGATGATCCATGGATGATCACGATAACGTCtgataataacaaaagaaaacgtgCTAAGTACTGTGATGATCCAGATTATGATCCGGATTATGTGAAGAAGCTTAAGGTATATAAAGTGCTCAAATTATAA
- a CDS encoding Protein kinase superfamily protein, whose product MEEATSSFSDENLLGKGGFGRVYQGTLKTGEVVAIKKMDLPTFKKADGEREFRVEVDILSRLDHPNLVSLIGYCADGKHRFLVYEYMQNGNLQDHLNGIKEAKISWPIRLRIALGAAKGLAYLHSSSSVGIPIVHRDFKSTNVLLDSNYNAKISDFGLAKLMPEGKDTCVTARVLGTFGYFDPEYTSTGKLTLQSDIYAFGVVLLELLTGRRAVDLTQGPNEQNLVLQVRNILNDRKKLRKVIDVELPRNSYSMEAITMFADLASRCIRIESKERPSVMDCVKELQLIIYTNSKGGLGGTIPTFRRL is encoded by the exons ATGGAGGAGGCCACAAGTTCTTTCAGTGATGAGAATCTCCTCGGTAAAGGAGGCTTTGGCCGAGTTTACCAAGGCACTTTAAAAACAGGAGAG GTTGTTGCAATCAAGAAGATGGATTTACCTACGTTTAAAAAGGCTGACGGAGAAAGAGAATTTCGTGTGGAGGTGGATATCTTGAGCAGACTCGACCACCCAAATCTGGTCTCTTTGATCGGCTATTGTGCAGATGGGAAACACCGGTTCCTAGTATATGAATATATGCAAAATGGAAACCTGCAAGATCATTTGAATG gaatcaaagaagcaaaaataaGCTGGCCAATAAGGCTCAGAATTGCACTAGGAGCAGCAAAAGGACTCGCGTATCTCCATTCAAGTTCTTCTGTTGGGATTCCAATTGTTCACAGAGACTTCAAATCCACCAACGTTCTACTAGACTCCAATTATAATGCAAAG ATATCCGACTTTGGACTAGCAAAGTTGATGCCAGAAGGAAAGGATACTTGTGTCACAGCAAGAGTTCTAGGAACATTCGGCTATTTCGACCCAGAATATACATCG ACAGGTAAACTTACTCTACAAAGCGACATTTATGCATTTGGGGTTGTGCTGCTAGAACTACTTACTGGACGCAGAGCAGTTGACTTAACTCAGGGCCCAAATGAACAGAACCTGGTGCTACAG GTTAGGAATATACTGAATGATAGAAAGAAATTGCGTAAGGTTATAGATGTCGAGCTGCCTCGGAATTCATACAGCATGGAAGCTATAACCATGTTTGCTGATCTAGCATCACGGTGCATCCGTATAGAGAGTAAAGAGCGACCTTCAGTGATGGATTGTGTTAAGGAACTGCAACTAATTATCTACACAAACTCGAAGGGTGGTTTGGGTGGGACGATTCCTACATTCAGAAGGCTCTAG
- a CDS encoding Protein kinase superfamily protein, with protein MDLPTFKKADGEREFRVEVDILSRLDHPNLVSLIGYCADGKHRFLVYEYMQNGNLQDHLNGIKEAKISWPIRLRIALGAAKGLAYLHSSSSVGIPIVHRDFKSTNVLLDSNYNAKISDFGLAKLMPEGKDTCVTARVLGTFGYFDPEYTSTGKLTLQSDIYAFGVVLLELLTGRRAVDLTQGPNEQNLVLQVRNILNDRKKLRKVIDVELPRNSYSMEAITMFADLASRCIRIESKERPSVMDCVKELQLIIYTNSKGGLGGTIPTFRRL; from the exons ATGGATTTACCTACGTTTAAAAAGGCTGACGGAGAAAGAGAATTTCGTGTGGAGGTGGATATCTTGAGCAGACTCGACCACCCAAATCTGGTCTCTTTGATCGGCTATTGTGCAGATGGGAAACACCGGTTCCTAGTATATGAATATATGCAAAATGGAAACCTGCAAGATCATTTGAATG gaatcaaagaagcaaaaataaGCTGGCCAATAAGGCTCAGAATTGCACTAGGAGCAGCAAAAGGACTCGCGTATCTCCATTCAAGTTCTTCTGTTGGGATTCCAATTGTTCACAGAGACTTCAAATCCACCAACGTTCTACTAGACTCCAATTATAATGCAAAG ATATCCGACTTTGGACTAGCAAAGTTGATGCCAGAAGGAAAGGATACTTGTGTCACAGCAAGAGTTCTAGGAACATTCGGCTATTTCGACCCAGAATATACATCG ACAGGTAAACTTACTCTACAAAGCGACATTTATGCATTTGGGGTTGTGCTGCTAGAACTACTTACTGGACGCAGAGCAGTTGACTTAACTCAGGGCCCAAATGAACAGAACCTGGTGCTACAG GTTAGGAATATACTGAATGATAGAAAGAAATTGCGTAAGGTTATAGATGTCGAGCTGCCTCGGAATTCATACAGCATGGAAGCTATAACCATGTTTGCTGATCTAGCATCACGGTGCATCCGTATAGAGAGTAAAGAGCGACCTTCAGTGATGGATTGTGTTAAGGAACTGCAACTAATTATCTACACAAACTCGAAGGGTGGTTTGGGTGGGACGATTCCTACATTCAGAAGGCTCTAG
- a CDS encoding Acyl-CoA N-acyltransferases (NAT) superfamily protein: MAALSISLAFSVDSLKPTQSTKFGFSSSSHRYPLLYSCKSHRSNLRFAFPPSSVSTATETGEENSKSTGNYAFLEESFRTGRFLSNDELEKLKTLEGFAYFQELESGSMWVRVMRHEEMDSTVHLLAESFGESMLLPSGYQSVLRFLIKQYLIERREVLPHAVTLVGFFRKKVDEFSDDGEEEAVMAGTVEVCLEKRGANASPPSPTPPKESPYICNMTVKEDLRRRGIGWHLLKASEELISQISPSKDVYLHCRMVDEAPFNMYKKAGYEVVKTDTVLVLLMLQRRKHLMRKKLLPLCTNPIVEMVGSDNELTSSANV, encoded by the coding sequence aTGGCGGCTTTAAGCATCTCACTAGCTTTCTCTGTTGATTCTCTCAAACCAACCCAATCAACGAAGTTTGGcttctcgtcttcttcacatAGATATCCATTACTCTACTCGTGTAAATCTCACCGCTCCAATCTCAGATTCGCTTTCCCTCCTTCTTCAGTTTCGACAGCTACAGAAACTGGAGAAGAAAACTCTAAATCGACCGGGAATTACGCGTTTCTAGAGGAATCGTTTCGTACCGGGAGGTTTTTGAGTAACGATGAGTTAGAGAAGCTTAAAACTCTTGAAGGATTTGCGTATTTTCAAGAGCTTGAATCTGGATCGATGTGGGTTCGAGTTATGAGACATGAAGAGATGGATTCAACGGTGCATCTATTGGCTGAGTCATTTGGTGAATCGATGTTATTACCTTCTGGTTATCAGTCTGTGTTACGGTTTTTGATTAAGCAGTATTTGattgagagaagagaagtgTTGCCACACGCAGTTACTTTAGTTGGTTTCTTTAGGAAAAAAGTTGATGAGTTTAGTGATGATGGAGAGGAGGAGGCTGTGATGGCTGGAACTGTTGAGGTTTGTTTGGAGAAACGAGGCGCTAAtgcttctcctccttctccaaCTCCTCCTAAGGAATCACCTTATATCTGTAACATGACTGTCAAAGAGGATCTTAGAAGGAGAGGAATTGGGTGGCATTTGTTGAAGGCGAGTGAGGAACTGATATCTCAGATTAGTCCATCAAAAGATGTATACTTGCATTGTAGGATGGTTGATGAGGCTCCTTTCAATATGTACAAGAAGGCAGGATACGAGGTTGTTAAGACAGATACAGTTTTGGTCCTTCTGATGTTACAGCGGCGTAAGCATTTGATGCGGAAGAAACTTCTTCCACTATGCACCAATCCTATAGTAGAAATGGTGGGGTCTGATAATGAGCTGACCTCCTCTGCAAATGTGTAA